TCGAGATCGCGCTGGCGGGGCGCCGCCTGGTCGTTGATCCCGGCACCTCGCGCTACAACACCGGCCCCGAGCGCGAGCGCGAGCGCAGCGCCGCCGCCCACAACGGCCCGATCTGGCAGGGCCATGAACCCGTGGATTTCTACGGCTGCTTCAAGGTCGGCCGCATGGCGGCCGCAATTCTGACACCCGCCGCAGCGCTGCCCGACGACCAGACAATGCAGGGCCGCTTCCGAGACGGGCCGGGCACGCTGTCCCGGACGGTCCGGCAGTTCCCCGGACAGGGCTTTCTGGTGATCGACCAGTGGTCGGCCCCGCAGCCTGCAGGGCAGGTCACCTGGCTGATCCCCGGCACATGGCACCGCCAGGACGCCGCGCCTTCCGAAGCGCCCGCCGCCGCCGCAGTCCTGGCCCTGCGTCACGAGGACGGCACCGCCGCTTGGATCGAGGTGCTCAGCCCGGTCGTCTCAAGCGCGGTCACCGCGGACATCTGTGCCAGCCACTACGGCCACGTCACCCCGGCTCATGCCCTGACCCTGCACCCCGAGGCGGACCGTGGCCACCTGATCACCTGGATCGGACATGCCGCCCCGGAACCGCTGGTCCATGCCGAGGCGGCACGCCTGCTGGATGGGCTCGGGGCGCTGTCATGATCCTGTGCCGCTTTGCTCCTAGCAATCTGACGGGCGGTTCCGACCGCAATCCAAGACCATGTGGCCGGCCGTGCCATACCCGGAGACCACAATGACTGCTTCCTTCGCGGCGGCACCCGCCGATACCCCGACCCCCGCCCCGCGCGCCCGGGTGCTCTACCTGACCAAGGTGGTGCCCTACCCGCCGGCGAATGCCGGGGACGCCGTCTATTCCAGGGGCATCATCGAGGCCATCGCCGTCACCACAGACCTGACGGTGCTCTGCGCCGACAGCGGCGGCACGATTCCCGAGGACCAGGCCCGCGCTCTGAGCTGGAACGTGGCAGGGCCGCAGCGCGGCGGACGCGCCGGATCGGTGCTGTCGCGCTGGCCGCTGATCGCCTGGAAGAGCGCCACCCCCGAATACCTGGCCCGGCTGGACCAACTGCTGACGGAAGACTGGGACGCCATCGTGCTGGACAATCTGGGCCTGGCCCATGCCCTGCCCCGGGCCGAGCGCTACCGCGCGGCCCATCCCGGCACTAGGCTGGTCTATATCTCGCACGAATACGAATACCCCACCCGCGCGGGCAAGTACGACAGCTACCACATGAGCTTGCCCAAGCGCTTGGTGGCGAACCGGGACCTTGCCAAGGTCAAGGCCTCGGAAGAGGCAATGCTGCGCGCGGCCGATATCGTCACGGTCATCAACACCAATGACCTCGTCCCCTTCCGCAAGATCGACCCGGACGTGAAGTACCTGCCCCTGACCCCCGGCTACAACGGCCCAGTCAGCGCCGCGCGCGTGATCGGCCCGGACACTCCCCGGCGCATCCTGCTGCTGGGCGGCCGCCGGTCGGAACAGAAGCAGCAGATCCTGCTGGACTGGATGGAGTTCGCCTACGACCGGATCAACGCCGCCGGCATAGAGATGATCATCGCTGGCGACATGCATGAATCCCTGCACGACACGCTGACCCGGCGCTATCCGCAGACCCAGGTCCTGGGCTTCGTCGCCAATCTCGAGGCGCTGATCGCCTCGGCCCGCATGGGCGTGATCGCCGATACCATCGGCGGCGGCTTCAAGCTGCGCCTGCTGAGCCATGTCTTCGAACGCCTGCCCATGGTGGGGCTGTCCGGGGCGATCTCGGGGCTGCCGACCCCCGAGGGCGCGGGGTATCTCGGGGCCGCCGACCTGCAGGAACTCATCACATTGGTCTGCGCGGTCTGCGACGATACAGACCGCCTCAACGCGTTGCAGGAACGCGCCTTCAACGATTGCGCCGAGGCCTACGCCTGGAGCGCCCGCGCTGAGGCCTTCACGGCCGCGGTCACGGGACAGACGGACGGGCACTTGGTGTGACTAAAACAAAAATCTGGAGAGACATTTCATGAAAGCTGTTCTTCTCGCAGGGGGGCTGGGCACGCGCCTGGCCGAGGAAACCTCGGTGCGGCCGAAACCGATGGTCGAGGTCGGCGGAATGCCGATCCTGTGGCACATCATGAACATCTACTCGGCGCATGGCATCAACGAGTTCGTGATCTGCCTGGGCTACAAGGGCTATTTCATCAAAGAGTATTTCGCGAACTTCGCGCTGCACAATTCCTCGATCGAGGTGGACGTGCGCAATCGTTCGGTCGAATTCCTAGGCAAGAACGCTCTGCCGCCCTGGAAAATCCAGATGATCGACACCGGCGCCGAAACGCTGACCGGCGGTCGCCTCAAGCGCGTCCGGGACTACCTGCCCGAGGACGAGCCCTTCTGCATGACCTACGGCGACGGCGTTGCCGACATCGACATCACCAGCCTGGTTACCTTCCACAAGGACCACGGCCTTGATGCGACGCTGACCGCCGTGCGCCCCTCGGGTCGCTTCGGCGCCACGCTGATCGAGGACAACCGCGTCAAGAGCTTCGAAGAGAAGCCCGCAGGCGACGGCGCGCAGGTCAACGGCGGCTTCTTTGTGCTGCATCCGCGCGTGATCGACCGGATCGCCGGCGATGAGACCATCTGGGAACGCGAACCCCTGGAAGGCCTGGCCCGGGACGGCCAACTGGCCTCGTTCGAGCACAACGGCTTCTGGCAGCCGATGGACACCCTGCGCGACAAGCAGAAGCTTGACGGCATGTGGAACGAGGGCAAGGCGCCCTGGAAGATCTGGGAGTAAGCCTCGATGCCTACGCGTGATTTCTGGTCCGGGCAGCGGGTTTTCCTCACCGGTCACACCGGGTTCAAAGGCAGTTGGACGGCGCGCTGGCTGTCGCGCATGGGCGCGGTGCAGACCGGATACGCCCGTGCGCCGGAGACCGATCCGGCGCTCTTCCCCCAACTCGAGATACCCGGGCTGACCTCGGTGATCGGCGACATCTGCGACCCCGCCCCCCTGAACGCAGCGGTCAAGGGTTGCGACCCGACCATCGCCATCCACATGGCGGCCCAGCCGCTGGTGCGCCTGTCCTACCGCGAGCCGGCCGAGACCTATGCCACCAACGTCATGGGTACGCTCAACGTCCTTGAGGCGCTGCGCCACAACGCGCCGAACCTCAAGGCGGTGATGGTGATTACCACCGACAAGGTCTATCGCAACGACAACAGCGGGCACGCCTTCAAGGAAGACGATCCCTTGGGCGGGCATGACCCCTACTCCAGCTCCAAGGCGGCCTGCGAAGAGGTCGTGTCCTGCTACCGGCAGAGCTATTTCGACGAGGCCGGCATCCCGCTGGCCGCGGCGCGCGCTGGCAACGTGGTGGGCGGCGGCGACTGGTCCGAGGACCGCCTGGTGCCTGACATCTGGCGCGCCATGATGCGCGGCGAGGCGGTGGTGCTCCGCAACCCGGCCAGCGTGCGCCCCTGGCAGCACGTGCTGGACCCGGTCTCTGGCTATCTCGACTATGTCGAGGCGATCGCCACCGGCGCCTGGGCCGACCAGCCCCGCGCGCTCAATTTCGCGCCGGCCGCCGCCAGCCCGATGACGGTGCAGGAAGTAACCGAGACGCTCGGCGCGGCCATGGACCTGGACAAGCCTTGGGAGCTGGCCGAAGGCGCCCAACCCGTTGAGATGAAGCTGCTGACGCTGGATGCCTCGCTCGCCGGGCGCACCATCGGCTGGCGGCCGCAGCTGACCGGGCGCCAGGCCGTGGAATGGACCGCGGACTGGATCAAGCAGACCCGCAGCGGCACATCCGCCCAGGACGCCGTCGATGCCCAGATCGACCAGTACGAAGCATTGCTGAAAGCCTGAGCCAAGGCAGGGAGCACCCGAGATGAAGTTCAACGAAACAAGCCTTCAGGGCGTCTACACCATCGACTTGGAACCGCGCGGCGACG
Above is a genomic segment from Alloyangia pacifica containing:
- the rfbF gene encoding glucose-1-phosphate cytidylyltransferase; translation: MKAVLLAGGLGTRLAEETSVRPKPMVEVGGMPILWHIMNIYSAHGINEFVICLGYKGYFIKEYFANFALHNSSIEVDVRNRSVEFLGKNALPPWKIQMIDTGAETLTGGRLKRVRDYLPEDEPFCMTYGDGVADIDITSLVTFHKDHGLDATLTAVRPSGRFGATLIEDNRVKSFEEKPAGDGAQVNGGFFVLHPRVIDRIAGDETIWEREPLEGLARDGQLASFEHNGFWQPMDTLRDKQKLDGMWNEGKAPWKIWE
- the rfbG gene encoding CDP-glucose 4,6-dehydratase, with the translated sequence MPTRDFWSGQRVFLTGHTGFKGSWTARWLSRMGAVQTGYARAPETDPALFPQLEIPGLTSVIGDICDPAPLNAAVKGCDPTIAIHMAAQPLVRLSYREPAETYATNVMGTLNVLEALRHNAPNLKAVMVITTDKVYRNDNSGHAFKEDDPLGGHDPYSSSKAACEEVVSCYRQSYFDEAGIPLAAARAGNVVGGGDWSEDRLVPDIWRAMMRGEAVVLRNPASVRPWQHVLDPVSGYLDYVEAIATGAWADQPRALNFAPAAASPMTVQEVTETLGAAMDLDKPWELAEGAQPVEMKLLTLDASLAGRTIGWRPQLTGRQAVEWTADWIKQTRSGTSAQDAVDAQIDQYEALLKA